In Pseudomonas sp. Leaf58, one DNA window encodes the following:
- a CDS encoding M949_RS01915 family surface polysaccharide biosynthesis protein produces the protein MSAKHRWISASMAVGSLLLLSACEQKDFATLPPIPMEQLEVLGVQTPIKSVHFRDRDGEGLLVLSRSDGQASDPDSEQEVDKVILRATLYGRSAESDAFKARWQIEQETTCPGLDLDVDFYNDVSDASDLNKDGVAEVTVASHAFCGGGIDPHDIAIEMREGQASYTITGQSLITPAGEEPIGGEREDSASLKAAPQVLREHMDAVWQQVYKRPWSEASPPSDDEPDDDAE, from the coding sequence ATGTCTGCCAAGCACCGCTGGATCAGCGCTTCGATGGCCGTGGGCAGCCTGCTGCTGCTGAGTGCCTGCGAGCAGAAAGACTTCGCGACCTTACCCCCTATCCCGATGGAGCAGCTTGAGGTACTCGGCGTGCAGACGCCGATCAAGAGCGTGCATTTTCGTGACCGCGACGGCGAAGGCTTGCTGGTCTTGAGCCGCAGCGATGGCCAAGCCAGCGACCCGGATAGTGAACAGGAAGTGGACAAGGTGATACTCAGGGCCACCTTGTACGGGCGCTCCGCCGAAAGCGACGCGTTCAAGGCACGCTGGCAGATCGAGCAGGAAACCACGTGCCCCGGCCTGGACCTGGACGTGGACTTCTATAACGATGTCAGTGATGCCAGCGACTTGAACAAGGACGGCGTGGCCGAAGTGACGGTGGCCAGCCACGCCTTCTGCGGCGGCGGCATCGACCCGCACGACATTGCCATTGAGATGCGCGAAGGGCAGGCCAGCTACACCATCACCGGCCAGTCGCTGATTACCCCGGCGGGTGAAGAACCAATTGGCGGTGAGCGTGAGGACAGCGCCTCGCTCAAAGCGGCGCCGCAGGTGCTGCGTGAGCACATGGACGCGGTTTGGCAGCAGGTTTACAAGCGGCCTTGGAGCGAAGCCAGCCCGCCCAGCGACGACGAGCCCGACGACGATGCCGAATAA
- the ccoM gene encoding cytochrome c oxidase subunit CcoM, with product MFFDNVVIAGVVTVGLMVAFFAGLGIFIWKDSNKRKPR from the coding sequence ATGTTCTTCGACAACGTGGTTATCGCCGGTGTGGTAACGGTCGGGTTGATGGTCGCCTTCTTTGCCGGTCTGGGCATTTTCATCTGGAAGGACTCGAACAAGCGCAAACCGCGCTGA